CCCTTTATGGAAACCATGACGGTCAATATCGCCGATGCCCTGGATATCGGCCTCCACCGCGTCAATATCAAGGCCACCACCACCGAGGGCATGGGATTTGTCGGCGCCGGTGAAGGCATTGCGGCCATGAGCGCGGCCCTGATTCGATCAACCGATGATTAGGAATATATGAAAATGACCATTCAGATCTATAACACCCTGACCCGGGAAAAAGAGCCCTTTCAACCGCTGAATCCCGGGCGGGTCATGATGTATGTCTGCGGGCCCACGGTTTACGGCCCGAGCCACATCGGCCACGCCCGCTCGGTGATTGTCTTTGACGTGGTGGCGCGCTATTTCCGCGCCGGCGGCCTGGACGTCACCTATGTCCGGAACTTTACCGACGTGGACGACAAAATCATCAAACGGGCCGCCGAAGACTGCCTTACCTGTACCGAGGTGTCCGAAAAATACATCGATGAATTCTACCGGGACATGGACGCCCTCTACGTTGAACGGGCCACTCAAGAGCCCCGGGCCACCGAGTATATTCCGGCCATCATCCGGGTGATTCAGCGTTTGGTGGATAAGGGTTCGGCCTACGCGGCCGGCGGCGATGTTTTCTTCGCGGTCGATTCTTTTCCCGGTTACGGCAAACTCTCAGGCCGGAAACTTTCCGACATGATGGCCGGCGCCCGCATCGAGGTGGACGAGCGCAAGAAGAATCCCTTTGATTTCGTGCTCTGGAAGGCGGAAAAACCCGGCGAACCCTCCTGGGACAGCCCCTGGGGAAAGGGCCGGCCGGGCTGGCACATCGAGTGCTCGGCCATGAGCGCCGAGCTGCTCGGCGAAACCTTCGACATCCACGGCGGCGGCCAGGACCTTATTTTTCCCCATCACGAGAACGAGATTGCCCAGTCCGAGGCCGCCTTCGGCAAGCCCTTTGCCCGGGTCTGGATGCACAACGGGTTTGTACGCATCAACCAGGAAAAGATGTCCAAGTCCCTGAACAATTTTCTCACGGTCAGGGAGATGACCGACGCCTTTGCCCCGGAGGTGATCCGGCTCTTTCTCCTGTCCAGCCACTACCGCAGCCCGGTGGATTTTTCCGAGGAATCCATGCGCGATGCCGCCGCCGGCCTGGATAAGCTTTATCTGGCCCTGCAGCGGCCGGACGAGCGGTATCCGGGCCTTGCGGCCGCCGGTCCCGGAACCCACTGGCAGGAGTTCTGCCGGGCCATGGACGACGATTTTAATACCGCCCGGGGGATCGGAACTTTGTTTGACGCCGCCCGGGCCCTTAACCGCCTCCTGGACGAGGCCGAAGCGGGTAAGGCGGCTCCGGAGCTGATCGCGGCCGCAGTCGGCGACATTCGCAGCATGGGGAAAATCCTGGGCATATTGAACGACGACCCTCGCGACTATTTCCAGAAGAAGAAAGCCGCGGCCGCAGCCCAGGGGGCGGTTGACCCGGCCGAGATCGAGCGACTGATCGAAGCCCGGCGCCAGGCCAGAAAGACGAAAAATTTCGCCGAAGCCGACCGCATCCGGGCCCAGCTCACGGATTTGAAGGTCGTGCTGGAAGACCGGCCGGACGGGACGACTTCCTGGAAGATCGAGGGGTAGGGGCAAGGCGCGCCTGCCCCTGCAACGGCACTGGCGTGGTTGCGATTACCCGGTAGGGGCGACCCGCCGATCGCCCTGAAGGAAACCTGAAGATTTTCTCTACGCAGGTCGGTATCGGGAACGATGAGAATTATTCCAAACCACCGCCGGTTGATTCACCTGTCTGTCCTGATCGCCATTTGCCTGGCTGTTTTTGCCAACACCCTGGCCAATGATTTCGTCTGGGAAGACACGCAGGTGGTGTCCGACAACCCGCACATCCGGAGTCTCCGGAACATCCCGCTTTTTTTTACCGCCCGGCACTGGCGGGAAGACCGTTCCTCCTCGCCCGACACCGGCTTCCGTCCCATCAGAGAAACCAGCTTTGCCGTAGACTACCGCCTCGGGGGTCTTCAACCCATAGGCTTCCACCTGACCAATATGCTGTTGCACGTCGTCAACGTCGTTCTGGCGTATTTTCTGGCGCTGATGCTGACGGCGACCGGCCGCGGGGAGCCCCGCGGGGAAGACGCCGGACAAAAGGGCTTCTTGAGTCCGGCTTTCCTGGCCGCCCTTTTTTTCGCGCTCCATCCCGTCCATGTGGAATCGGTGGCCTACATCAAGAACCGCTCGGATCTGCTGGCCTTTGCTTTTTATCAGGCCGCCTTTCTGTTGTACCTTTTGCATCGTTCCCGTACCGGCAAAACCAACGCCATCCTTTTTTATTGCGCCTCGCTGCTCGGCTTTATGGGGGCTCTGGGGTCCAAGCCCATGGCGGCGACCCTGCCGCTGATCCTGGCTCTTTACGTGGTCTGTTTTCCCGGGGAACGGCCGGCCGGCCGGCGATTTGCCGGTCTGATTCCGTTTTTCGGTCTGGCCCTGATCTGGTTCTGGTTACAGAAAGATTTTCTGATTGCCGCCGGTTCGGACACCACCGGATTTGACCCCGGCAGCCGTCGTCATATCTGGACCATCCTGGCCACCCTGGGCTGGTACCTGGACAAGCTGGTCTGGCCGGCGCCGCTTTCCATCGCCCACCTGTTTCACCCGCCGCGAACCCTGTTGGACCCCGCCGTTTTACTGACCCTGGCCACCCTGGCGGCCCTGCTGCTGGTTATGGTCCGGACATTCTCCGCTCAGCGGTCAATGTTTTTCGGTCTGGCCTGGGTCCTGATCACCCTTCTGCCGGTCGCCAATATTCTTGTCCTGGAACTCCGGCCCATTGCCGAGCAGCGGTTGTACATTCTTTCTTTTGGCTTTTGTCTGGTGCTGGGCCTGATTTTCAGCCGGATCCCGGCGCTGATAAAGCGAACCGGGATCAGTGAGGCCATGGCCTTCCGTCTGTCGTGGGTGACGGCCGGCATCATTTGTGCAGTTTACGGGACACACACCGTTCAACGCAACCTTGAGTGGCGCGATTCGGTTTCTCTGTTTGAAAGCGCCGTCCGGCATTCTCCCGATCTGGCCTGGGCGCATAACAACCTGGCCAACGCCTTGAAGGAAACCGGCCGGCTGGATGAGGCCCTGGATCATTATCGCCGGGCCCTGGCCCTTAAACCGGACCAGCCGTTAGCCCACAACAACATCGGCGCCATTCTGGGGG
This sequence is a window from Thermodesulfobacteriota bacterium. Protein-coding genes within it:
- the cysS gene encoding cysteine--tRNA ligase — translated: MTIQIYNTLTREKEPFQPLNPGRVMMYVCGPTVYGPSHIGHARSVIVFDVVARYFRAGGLDVTYVRNFTDVDDKIIKRAAEDCLTCTEVSEKYIDEFYRDMDALYVERATQEPRATEYIPAIIRVIQRLVDKGSAYAAGGDVFFAVDSFPGYGKLSGRKLSDMMAGARIEVDERKKNPFDFVLWKAEKPGEPSWDSPWGKGRPGWHIECSAMSAELLGETFDIHGGGQDLIFPHHENEIAQSEAAFGKPFARVWMHNGFVRINQEKMSKSLNNFLTVREMTDAFAPEVIRLFLLSSHYRSPVDFSEESMRDAAAGLDKLYLALQRPDERYPGLAAAGPGTHWQEFCRAMDDDFNTARGIGTLFDAARALNRLLDEAEAGKAAPELIAAAVGDIRSMGKILGILNDDPRDYFQKKKAAAAAQGAVDPAEIERLIEARRQARKTKNFAEADRIRAQLTDLKVVLEDRPDGTTSWKIEG
- a CDS encoding tetratricopeptide repeat protein; this translates as MRIIPNHRRLIHLSVLIAICLAVFANTLANDFVWEDTQVVSDNPHIRSLRNIPLFFTARHWREDRSSSPDTGFRPIRETSFAVDYRLGGLQPIGFHLTNMLLHVVNVVLAYFLALMLTATGRGEPRGEDAGQKGFLSPAFLAALFFALHPVHVESVAYIKNRSDLLAFAFYQAAFLLYLLHRSRTGKTNAILFYCASLLGFMGALGSKPMAATLPLILALYVVCFPGERPAGRRFAGLIPFFGLALIWFWLQKDFLIAAGSDTTGFDPGSRRHIWTILATLGWYLDKLVWPAPLSIAHLFHPPRTLLDPAVLLTLATLAALLLVMVRTFSAQRSMFFGLAWVLITLLPVANILVLELRPIAEQRLYILSFGFCLVLGLIFSRIPALIKRTGISEAMAFRLSWVTAGIICAVYGTHTVQRNLEWRDSVSLFESAVRHSPDLAWAHNNLANALKETGRLDEALDHYRRALALKPDQPLAHNNIGAILGEQGKLDEAVVAFEAALRLQPHQAMTIDNLGLAFIRQGRLADGIEYFRKAVVLEPQNALYHVHLAEALAITGRLEEAVDQYRAVLSLRPGDGMISRRLAALLSKINQTGAGTGLGDQP